In the Leptospira limi genome, one interval contains:
- a CDS encoding pyridoxal phosphate-dependent aminotransferase, translated as MEFANRMNGIDSSPIRKAFELARSIQNPINLSIGQPHFPCPPNIIEAMNKAAIEGKTSYTLTAGIPELKTAMAEKYRTQNHMKYAHEDRILVTSGISSALFLLFNALVNEGDECLVISPYFLMYPAMLKFYGGKVVPLSENFTPNDVEALKNRKFKLIIFSNPSNPTGKVLSKEQLRALANLAENTGAYLISDEIYELFDYDGKFFSIGSEYEKTITLTGFSKTYNMTGLRLATILAEDKVIKALTTLQQYTVVCAPSITQWAGIEALKTDMTTYIQDYKEKRDFVYESLKDHYPIQKSGGAFYSFFQVPCEDEEFIKHAVKKDLILVPGFIFCDSKNYVRLSFATEWDTLKRGMKALEELAKES; from the coding sequence ATGGAATTTGCCAATAGAATGAATGGGATCGACTCCTCCCCCATCCGAAAAGCCTTCGAACTTGCAAGGAGTATCCAAAACCCGATCAATTTGAGTATCGGACAACCTCACTTTCCTTGCCCACCTAACATCATTGAAGCGATGAACAAAGCTGCCATAGAAGGAAAAACTTCTTACACCCTCACAGCAGGGATTCCAGAATTAAAAACGGCCATGGCCGAAAAATACAGAACCCAAAATCATATGAAGTATGCCCATGAAGACAGAATCCTTGTGACTTCTGGAATCTCTTCTGCACTCTTTTTATTGTTTAATGCTCTTGTGAACGAAGGCGATGAGTGCCTAGTGATCTCTCCTTATTTTTTAATGTATCCTGCCATGCTGAAATTTTACGGCGGAAAGGTTGTCCCTCTTTCCGAAAACTTTACTCCAAATGATGTTGAGGCCCTAAAAAACCGAAAATTCAAACTCATCATCTTTTCCAATCCATCGAACCCAACAGGAAAGGTTTTATCCAAAGAACAACTCCGGGCTCTTGCCAATTTAGCGGAAAACACGGGAGCCTACCTCATCAGCGATGAAATTTATGAACTCTTCGATTATGATGGGAAGTTTTTTTCCATCGGAAGTGAGTATGAAAAAACCATCACTCTAACTGGATTTTCCAAAACCTATAATATGACAGGGCTTAGACTTGCAACCATCCTTGCCGAAGACAAAGTCATCAAGGCACTTACCACCTTACAACAATATACTGTAGTTTGTGCGCCTTCCATCACACAGTGGGCAGGAATCGAAGCATTAAAAACAGACATGACTACTTATATTCAAGATTACAAAGAAAAACGTGACTTTGTGTATGAATCACTAAAAGACCACTACCCCATCCAAAAATCGGGAGGAGCCTTTTATTCTTTTTTCCAAGTTCCTTGTGAAGATGAGGAGTTCATCAAACATGCTGTGAAAAAAGATTTAATCCTTGTTCCTGGGTTTATCTTCTGTGATTCCAAAAACTATGTCAGACTTTCTTTTGCCACCGAATGGGATACACTCAAACGGGGAATGAAAGCCTTAGAAGAATTGGCAAAAGAATCATAA
- a CDS encoding AAA family ATPase, protein MEFVTIADVKVPVLPHSEKFPVFPSSLVETDSVKQTLQKILYPMLEGMPVLLVGDAGVGKNALIYYINSLRKQPTLRFSFNEDTLPEDLIGSYRILLDGKGFTWSNGPLTNALSEGLSFVADEMNLCAPNIIKRFSSVYESNYLDLLEGSGERVKGKTGFWFIGTQNPSEGFEGRKPLPFDITKHFAVVYVDPYTPDEMFYILKKLYPMLSEEVLKQIIRISIESEKRIKSGEVGKGDLEKYHFNLRTLQKYCNRLVLFGAKDKTVSVREALYLFEEPFRKQEDRDKQRELIESEFGGAIKLVPTKGYVQGSTIFWNDKEIKTWDETKTISLLSKYPTPEPILHFLDQVFTAIQAKENILIEYREDQDPQEFLPLFTELTGIQIESVMLSKGMHTSDVVGALKPTEEGNIESVTWVDGPLTRAIRNGHIILISGLESAGAELVEKMNMLTDDARSLTLPPESGEYLPVKLTEETSVVFGMKSFRASKSVTTISRAFRNRFTPILFPELEDVKVLEEILEFFLPEGVLPRSLARFHLKAKELSEKRTIGSANLMPYRFGIANLLKWKNHIYRYNQTDVKDIAIRGGKIYYTNQIADPKERKELERLLEGYLSGVEVVSTLFEEIEEKKKTFTVESGLNRKNWWDPELHKRDPLTGVAKKLNSGEETKRGIEINTPETGGKIKEGADAWYGEDTQGNQGQGEPQGGGGAWGYRTEELYKQFLKKRRLLWDYSIMVGLEEFKSVFGKELEEVELNLEQLFDPEIDIHRMYKNEGSRVDARKYISYKSGRGDTKIFDKTTIEKNDEKLKGVEVTFLVSKCRRIFNFEYSIAMLSALLVSLHILNEHDIKTSVHTFCDIKNSKDTVDIFNLKSAEEDYTPEKEEEVFSALCKNWQGDSIPEFQVLSNCERYFSPDAQTKIIVILSDFRGQRAKTYIEDELASFDTRKMKEAVLKNEEKNYVFLGVGLGSRYIAEHVFHDSLQITADNFYSMPNLIGAEIARLVQIHHSLRQ, encoded by the coding sequence ATGGAATTTGTAACCATCGCCGATGTGAAAGTGCCGGTTTTGCCGCACTCCGAAAAATTTCCCGTTTTCCCTTCTAGCCTAGTTGAAACTGACTCGGTGAAACAAACCTTACAAAAAATCCTTTACCCCATGCTCGAAGGTATGCCAGTCCTCCTCGTTGGCGATGCTGGTGTTGGAAAAAACGCTTTAATCTATTATATCAATTCGCTTCGGAAACAACCGACACTTCGGTTCAGTTTTAACGAGGACACTCTCCCTGAAGATCTGATTGGTTCATATCGTATCCTACTCGATGGGAAAGGTTTTACTTGGTCGAACGGTCCTTTGACGAATGCACTTTCCGAGGGTTTAAGTTTTGTAGCCGATGAGATGAACCTCTGTGCACCAAACATCATCAAACGATTTTCTTCTGTTTATGAATCCAATTACCTCGACTTACTCGAGGGCAGTGGGGAACGAGTCAAAGGAAAAACGGGTTTTTGGTTTATTGGAACCCAAAACCCAAGTGAAGGGTTTGAAGGCCGTAAACCCTTGCCATTTGATATCACTAAACATTTTGCGGTTGTGTATGTGGATCCGTATACTCCCGATGAGATGTTTTATATCTTAAAAAAACTCTATCCCATGTTATCGGAAGAGGTTTTAAAACAAATCATTCGCATCAGTATCGAATCGGAAAAACGAATTAAGTCGGGTGAAGTTGGAAAAGGGGATTTAGAAAAATACCATTTTAATTTACGAACCTTGCAAAAATATTGTAACCGTTTGGTGTTATTTGGCGCTAAAGACAAAACGGTTTCGGTTCGCGAAGCCTTGTATCTCTTTGAAGAACCATTCCGTAAACAAGAAGACCGAGACAAACAGAGAGAACTCATTGAATCGGAGTTTGGTGGTGCCATAAAACTAGTTCCTACCAAAGGGTATGTACAAGGATCTACCATCTTTTGGAATGACAAAGAAATCAAAACTTGGGACGAAACAAAAACGATCTCCCTTCTTTCCAAATACCCAACTCCAGAACCCATCCTACATTTCTTGGACCAAGTGTTTACCGCCATCCAAGCAAAAGAAAACATCCTCATCGAATACAGAGAAGACCAGGACCCACAAGAATTTTTACCTTTGTTTACAGAACTCACAGGCATCCAAATTGAATCTGTGATGTTATCCAAAGGGATGCATACGTCCGATGTGGTGGGTGCCTTAAAACCAACAGAAGAAGGAAATATTGAAAGTGTGACTTGGGTTGACGGACCACTAACGCGCGCTATTCGAAATGGTCATATCATCCTCATCTCTGGTCTAGAATCGGCTGGGGCAGAACTTGTTGAAAAAATGAATATGTTAACGGATGATGCAAGGTCTCTCACTCTGCCACCAGAGTCTGGAGAATACCTTCCTGTCAAACTGACAGAAGAAACCTCTGTGGTTTTTGGGATGAAGTCCTTTCGCGCTTCTAAGTCTGTGACTACAATCTCGCGTGCCTTCCGTAATCGTTTTACACCGATTTTATTTCCTGAACTCGAAGATGTAAAAGTTTTGGAAGAAATTTTGGAATTCTTTTTACCTGAAGGGGTGTTACCTAGATCCCTTGCCCGGTTTCACCTCAAAGCAAAGGAACTTTCGGAAAAACGTACAATTGGATCGGCAAACCTCATGCCTTACCGATTTGGGATCGCAAACCTTCTCAAATGGAAAAACCATATCTATCGTTACAACCAAACGGATGTAAAAGACATCGCAATTCGGGGCGGAAAAATTTATTATACAAACCAAATTGCGGATCCTAAGGAACGAAAGGAACTAGAACGCCTGTTAGAAGGTTATCTATCTGGTGTGGAAGTGGTCTCAACACTCTTCGAGGAAATCGAAGAGAAAAAAAAAACATTTACCGTTGAGTCAGGGCTAAATCGGAAAAATTGGTGGGATCCTGAGCTTCACAAACGGGATCCACTCACAGGTGTTGCAAAAAAATTAAACTCTGGTGAGGAAACCAAACGGGGAATTGAGATCAATACTCCCGAAACTGGCGGTAAAATCAAAGAAGGTGCTGATGCCTGGTATGGGGAAGACACACAAGGGAACCAAGGCCAAGGGGAACCACAAGGTGGGGGTGGCGCTTGGGGTTACCGCACTGAAGAACTCTATAAACAATTTCTAAAAAAACGCCGTCTGCTTTGGGACTATTCCATCATGGTGGGTCTCGAAGAATTTAAGTCGGTGTTTGGAAAAGAACTCGAAGAAGTCGAACTCAACTTAGAACAACTTTTTGATCCAGAAATTGACATACACCGCATGTACAAAAACGAAGGTTCAAGAGTGGACGCAAGGAAGTACATCTCTTACAAAAGTGGAAGGGGTGATACCAAAATCTTCGATAAAACCACCATCGAAAAAAATGATGAAAAACTCAAAGGAGTAGAAGTTACCTTCCTTGTTTCCAAATGCCGAAGGATCTTTAACTTTGAGTATTCGATTGCAATGTTATCTGCACTTCTTGTGAGTTTGCATATCCTAAATGAACATGATATCAAAACCAGTGTGCATACTTTCTGTGATATCAAAAACTCAAAAGACACAGTGGATATTTTTAATCTCAAATCAGCAGAAGAAGACTACACCCCCGAGAAGGAAGAAGAAGTATTCAGTGCCCTTTGTAAAAATTGGCAAGGAGATAGTATCCCTGAATTCCAAGTACTATCCAATTGTGAGCGTTATTTTTCACCCGATGCCCAAACCAAAATCATAGTGATTCTATCTGACTTCCGAGGCCAGCGGGCAAAGACCTATATTGAGGATGAACTTGCTTCTTTTGACACGAGAAAAATGAAAGAAGCTGTACTGAAAAACGAAGAGAAAAATTATGTATTTTTAGGGGTAGGACTTGGTTCTCGTTACATTGCAGAACATGTTTTCCACGACTCGCTTCAGATTACGGCTGACAATTTTTATTCGATGCCAAATCTCATTGGGGCAGAAATTGCAAGGCTTGTCCAAATCCACCATTCCTTAAGACAATAA
- the smpB gene encoding SsrA-binding protein SmpB yields the protein MGKTKKDDKPRGTDPLINKKAKFNFELLDSFEAGVVLTGSEVKSLREKKGNLTDCFAKVRNGEVFLENFQIPPYKNGGYANHPEIRSRKLLLKAKEIEKIDRSIKEKGLVLVATRCFFKNNRLVKIDVALAKPKKLYDKRDDIQKKEAKIDMERAMKEHLRK from the coding sequence ATGGGCAAAACAAAAAAAGACGATAAACCACGCGGAACCGATCCTTTAATCAACAAAAAGGCAAAGTTCAATTTCGAACTGCTAGATTCGTTCGAAGCTGGTGTTGTGCTTACAGGATCTGAGGTAAAATCTCTCAGAGAAAAAAAGGGAAACCTTACTGATTGTTTTGCCAAAGTGAGAAATGGGGAAGTATTCTTAGAAAACTTTCAAATCCCTCCCTACAAGAACGGAGGTTATGCGAACCATCCAGAGATTCGCTCAAGAAAACTCCTTCTCAAAGCAAAAGAAATAGAAAAGATAGACCGTTCCATCAAAGAGAAGGGGCTTGTGCTTGTTGCCACACGTTGTTTCTTTAAGAACAACCGTTTGGTGAAGATTGACGTCGCTTTAGCCAAACCTAAAAAATTATACGACAAACGTGACGATATCCAAAAAAAGGAAGCCAAAATCGATATGGAAAGAGCCATGAAGGAACATTTACGCAAATGA
- the der gene encoding ribosome biogenesis GTPase Der, with product MKGLPVVTIVGRQNVGKSTLFNAILRAQSAITENTAGVTRDVLQKTVERSEFKIPFTLSDTPGLDIENIDEISKEIIEIAFEHLRNSDLILHVIDHKDLRKYDHKLIDLFKKDEVLKEKSVLTLINKVDTEQDEYDLEPFYKLGLNELLPISALGRRNFDLLYQKINFFLPDKIKTQEDPYCKIAIIGKPNSGKSSLLNTFLGYKRAVVSDVPGTTRDSVSDQFYFQNHKLEIIDTAGIRRKSKTGESLEFYSYKRTLHSLGEADVVVLLVDAMKGLGEFDKKIFGEIQELGKPMIVAVNKWDLVPEKESNSWKHYKDRMEGKLSILKERPLLSLSAKEKLRTHKLLEEVVSLFEKSQKKLTTRQLNDWLSKWGGKNKVQKASNRPPKVYYATQVSQIPFKILFFVNDTKLFPSNILSFYRKSIVKEFGLDGLAVEIELRNRNEGKEGRE from the coding sequence ATGAAGGGACTTCCCGTTGTTACCATCGTCGGTAGACAAAATGTGGGGAAATCCACATTATTTAATGCCATTCTCCGAGCACAAAGTGCCATTACAGAAAACACAGCAGGTGTGACACGTGACGTATTGCAAAAAACAGTCGAACGTTCTGAGTTTAAAATCCCGTTCACTTTGTCTGACACACCAGGACTTGACATTGAAAATATTGATGAAATTTCTAAAGAGATTATAGAGATTGCGTTTGAACACTTACGTAATTCCGATCTTATCTTACATGTCATTGATCACAAAGACTTACGGAAGTATGATCACAAACTGATTGATCTTTTCAAAAAAGATGAAGTCCTCAAAGAAAAATCTGTACTAACGCTTATTAACAAAGTGGATACAGAACAAGACGAGTACGATCTGGAACCATTTTACAAACTGGGGTTAAACGAACTCCTTCCGATTTCAGCACTAGGGAGACGCAATTTTGATCTACTCTACCAAAAGATTAATTTTTTCCTACCAGACAAAATCAAAACCCAAGAAGACCCGTATTGCAAAATTGCCATCATCGGGAAACCAAACTCTGGTAAGTCGTCTCTTCTCAATACCTTTCTTGGTTACAAACGAGCAGTGGTGAGTGATGTTCCAGGCACCACAAGGGATTCCGTATCCGATCAGTTTTATTTCCAAAACCATAAATTGGAAATCATCGATACAGCAGGGATCCGAAGGAAATCCAAAACAGGGGAAAGTTTGGAATTTTATTCGTACAAACGAACCTTACATAGTTTAGGGGAAGCAGATGTAGTTGTCCTTCTTGTCGATGCCATGAAAGGCCTTGGTGAATTTGACAAAAAGATCTTTGGGGAAATCCAAGAACTCGGAAAACCCATGATCGTTGCGGTGAACAAATGGGACCTAGTCCCTGAAAAAGAATCCAATTCCTGGAAACACTACAAAGACCGAATGGAAGGAAAACTTTCGATTCTGAAAGAACGTCCACTCCTGTCTCTGTCGGCAAAAGAAAAACTTCGTACCCACAAACTCTTAGAGGAAGTGGTTTCCCTCTTTGAAAAGTCCCAAAAAAAGCTCACAACCCGCCAATTAAATGACTGGTTAAGCAAGTGGGGGGGAAAAAATAAGGTACAGAAGGCATCGAACCGACCTCCGAAGGTGTATTACGCCACCCAGGTCTCGCAGATCCCTTTTAAAATATTGTTCTTCGTGAATGACACAAAACTCTTTCCCTCAAATATTTTGAGTTTTTACCGAAAGAGTATTGTAAAGGAATTTGGACTGGACGGCCTTGCTGTTGAGATCGAACTCCGGAACAGAAACGAAGGAAAGGAGGGCAGGGAATGA
- the plsY gene encoding glycerol-3-phosphate 1-O-acyltransferase PlsY — protein MILAAILFSYLFGGIPVGFILAKQVRGIDIREHGSRNIGATNVGRVIGWKYGFLALLLDALKGAIPVISASYIDSPYSLTTTEILLGSVAILGHTFTPFLHFRGGKGVATALGVYMTLVPIVTVCALVIFLIVYKISGFVSLGSILATLSMPLWYFGSSKVLPSADYQPIIFFVLVATFFLITYSHRENIKRLVSGKELRASQDAK, from the coding sequence ATGATTCTTGCCGCGATCCTATTCAGTTACCTTTTTGGTGGCATCCCGGTGGGGTTTATCCTCGCCAAACAAGTGCGAGGGATTGATATCCGTGAGCACGGCAGCCGTAATATCGGAGCCACAAATGTAGGCCGAGTGATTGGTTGGAAATATGGGTTTTTAGCCCTTCTCCTTGATGCTCTGAAAGGTGCCATCCCTGTCATCTCTGCCTCTTACATTGATTCCCCTTATTCCCTCACAACAACGGAAATCCTACTAGGGTCTGTTGCCATACTCGGACACACCTTCACTCCTTTTCTTCACTTTCGAGGTGGGAAGGGTGTCGCAACAGCACTTGGGGTGTATATGACCCTTGTTCCCATTGTGACAGTTTGTGCACTTGTGATCTTTTTGATTGTCTATAAAATCTCTGGATTTGTTTCCTTAGGGTCTATCCTTGCAACTCTTTCCATGCCTCTTTGGTACTTTGGTTCTTCCAAGGTATTACCTAGTGCCGACTACCAACCGATCATCTTTTTTGTGTTAGTTGCTACATTTTTTCTCATTACATATTCCCATCGGGAAAATATCAAACGTCTCGTTTCCGGAAAGGAACTCAGAGCTTCCCAAGATGCAAAATGA
- a CDS encoding motility associated factor glycosyltransferase family protein translates to MSQMIDPISSEIFERKPYLQNYFKNFQSDHQWELASAKKEGEYYVSLDGNPLSSSFSPLTQAIRLLETYSLKPTDVVILFGLGNPHLLTSVSEKLNPGQILIFVGEDETLVPILWDPILKPILQVPGRHLFSGELFYPLFFNYLESLPIERVSGLKIIRNPTDTNRNPIYKELEDKTQTVFSAKMSDLLTKFEFERLWIKNSVFNLVHAEKSPPVKFPISKLREKFKGLTAVLVSAGPSLRKNLSWLQEVRDKVFVLSCDTSLKVLIKAGIQADGVVTLDAQTNSFFHFMGESLGDVPLFADLVSSPTLLREPMFKSVVHSVTAKYQVDAEGSLVREVTAGGELAEHVFQDVGDIQSGGSVATTAFDMLRFMGFGTVYFLGQDLAYSGREIHSTGTHHNEKWLTQVSRKNSLERINEVIIRKRETRYVPSCSEGEVLTDYVLDLYRHWFEESATSVKEMSLWNVNEDGAKMEGIPSLSPNVAKDKLTLIPNHNYPWREFSIWSGKEKGQKQGSMQKGITSQGTIPDRGEKLFQKIKTDLTFIESKLNAFESESSESSFQDSEIWIWMQSESYLRRLIRKTEIYLLRHKDLDPKRKNQILIQSIRKEIRYLKRSLYPMMDSFPEKG, encoded by the coding sequence ATGTCCCAAATGATCGATCCGATTTCCAGTGAAATTTTTGAACGGAAGCCATACTTACAAAATTATTTCAAAAACTTTCAGTCCGATCACCAGTGGGAATTGGCCTCGGCGAAGAAAGAAGGAGAATATTATGTCTCATTAGATGGGAACCCACTCTCTTCTTCCTTCTCGCCTCTAACACAAGCAATACGGCTGTTGGAGACCTATTCTTTAAAACCAACGGATGTAGTAATTTTATTTGGACTTGGAAATCCACACCTCCTAACAAGTGTCAGTGAAAAATTAAACCCAGGGCAGATCTTAATTTTTGTGGGAGAAGACGAAACGCTGGTTCCCATTTTATGGGATCCAATACTAAAGCCCATTTTACAAGTGCCAGGAAGGCATTTGTTTTCAGGAGAACTCTTTTATCCGCTTTTTTTCAATTACTTAGAATCCCTTCCCATTGAACGAGTGAGTGGACTAAAGATCATTAGGAATCCAACAGACACAAACCGTAATCCCATTTACAAAGAATTGGAAGACAAAACCCAAACTGTATTTTCAGCCAAGATGAGTGACCTACTCACCAAGTTTGAGTTTGAAAGGTTATGGATTAAAAACAGTGTGTTTAATCTAGTTCATGCCGAAAAAAGTCCTCCAGTCAAATTCCCAATCTCCAAACTTCGTGAAAAGTTTAAAGGACTCACCGCTGTACTCGTGTCAGCTGGTCCTAGTTTACGAAAGAACCTATCTTGGTTACAGGAAGTAAGAGACAAAGTATTTGTTCTGTCTTGTGATACCTCACTCAAAGTTCTCATCAAAGCAGGAATCCAAGCTGATGGAGTGGTCACACTCGATGCCCAAACCAATTCCTTTTTTCATTTTATGGGTGAGTCACTGGGAGACGTCCCTCTTTTTGCCGACCTCGTGAGTTCCCCGACCCTTCTCCGAGAACCAATGTTCAAATCTGTTGTCCATTCTGTCACAGCAAAATACCAAGTGGATGCAGAAGGATCCCTTGTCAGGGAAGTCACAGCTGGCGGGGAACTTGCGGAACATGTATTCCAAGATGTGGGTGATATCCAATCAGGTGGGTCAGTGGCCACCACTGCCTTTGATATGTTACGTTTTATGGGATTTGGTACTGTCTACTTCCTTGGCCAAGACCTTGCGTATTCAGGACGTGAAATCCATTCCACAGGCACCCATCATAATGAAAAATGGTTAACACAAGTCAGTCGTAAAAATAGCCTCGAACGAATCAATGAAGTCATTATCCGGAAACGCGAAACTCGTTACGTTCCGTCTTGTAGTGAAGGTGAGGTATTAACGGATTATGTTCTCGATTTATACAGGCACTGGTTTGAAGAGTCCGCGACAAGTGTGAAGGAAATGTCTCTCTGGAATGTAAATGAAGACGGGGCAAAAATGGAAGGGATCCCTTCCCTTTCTCCCAATGTCGCCAAAGATAAGTTAACCTTAATTCCCAATCACAATTACCCTTGGCGCGAGTTTTCCATTTGGTCGGGCAAAGAAAAAGGCCAGAAACAAGGAAGTATGCAAAAAGGAATCACCTCACAAGGAACCATACCCGATAGAGGCGAGAAACTTTTCCAGAAGATCAAAACAGACCTAACCTTCATTGAATCCAAACTGAATGCATTTGAAAGTGAATCTTCTGAATCGTCCTTCCAAGATTCGGAGATATGGATTTGGATGCAAAGTGAATCCTATTTACGAAGACTCATCCGCAAAACAGAAATTTATTTATTACGCCATAAAGATTTGGATCCAAAACGAAAAAACCAAATTCTCATCCAGTCCATCCGAAAGGAGATTCGGTATTTAAAACGCAGTCTTTATCCGATGATGGATTCGTTTCCGGAAAAAGGATGA